In one window of Rhodospirillaceae bacterium DNA:
- a CDS encoding uroporphyrinogen decarboxylase: protein MTKIFLQALKGVPLTPPPVWLMRQAGRYLPEYKELRTKAKNFLNFCYTPEMAVEATLQPLRRYDLDAAILFSDILVIPDALGQSVAFKEGEGPVLEPIQSVEGLRKLEIDKVLDHLAPVFQTVSTLSQEIPKSTALIGFAGAPWTVAVYMVEGRGGTDCGTARRWAYEDPEGFGQLIDILVEATSQYLNQQISEGVETIQLFDSWAGVLSESQFRRWVIDPTIKIVQNIRKENPDIPIIGFPRHAGVQYETYIRETGVDGVSLDSGVPLDWVKNNLQPLCTVQGNLDNQVLMAGGPALEAETREILEKLSDGPFIFNLGHGVLQWTSPDHVESLINQIRAER from the coding sequence GTGACAAAAATTTTCCTTCAAGCTCTTAAGGGCGTTCCATTGACACCGCCACCTGTGTGGTTGATGCGTCAGGCGGGTCGGTATTTACCAGAATATAAAGAACTCCGGACCAAGGCGAAAAACTTTTTAAATTTTTGCTATACGCCGGAGATGGCTGTGGAGGCGACCTTACAACCGTTGCGCCGATATGATTTAGATGCGGCAATTTTGTTCAGCGATATTTTGGTAATCCCTGATGCGTTGGGCCAATCGGTTGCTTTTAAGGAAGGCGAGGGACCTGTACTTGAACCAATTCAATCGGTTGAAGGGTTGCGTAAGTTAGAGATCGATAAGGTATTGGATCATTTGGCACCCGTTTTTCAGACTGTATCTACGTTATCTCAAGAAATACCGAAATCTACGGCTTTGATTGGTTTTGCTGGAGCACCCTGGACTGTGGCGGTCTATATGGTTGAAGGGCGCGGGGGGACGGATTGTGGGACAGCACGGCGCTGGGCTTATGAAGACCCGGAAGGTTTTGGACAGCTTATTGATATTTTGGTTGAGGCGACGTCTCAATATTTAAATCAGCAAATTTCTGAAGGTGTGGAAACCATTCAGCTGTTCGATAGCTGGGCAGGTGTATTAAGTGAATCGCAATTTCGCCGATGGGTAATTGATCCAACCATAAAAATTGTTCAAAACATTCGAAAAGAAAATCCGGATATCCCAATCATAGGATTTCCCCGTCATGCCGGTGTTCAGTATGAAACATATATCCGTGAAACAGGTGTTGATGGGGTGAGTTTGGACAGCGGCGTGCCATTGGATTGGGTGAAAAATAATCTGCAACCCCTCTGCACGGTTCAAGGGAATTTGGATAATCAAGTATTGATGGCTGGTGGACCCGCATTAGAAGCTGAAACACGCGAAATTTTAGAGAAGCTTTCTGATGGCCCCTTTATCTTTAACCTGGGTCATGGGGTCCTGCAGTGGACATCGCCGGATCATGTGGAGTCCTTAATTAATCAAATTCGTGCGGAAAGATGA
- a CDS encoding kinase/pyrophosphorylase, with amino-acid sequence MKILHLHLISDSTGETTSLVGRASLAQFEDIRAIEHLWNMVRNEKQVHEALAGIAAHKGFVLYTLVDGTLRKVLEDGCRKLNVPYVPVIDPVVAAMGAHLGEEVTAQSGGQHVMDADYFNRIEAMQFVLAHDDGQAAWNLNEADVLILGVSRTSKTPTCVYLANRGIKAANIPIVPGVPVPEELYTANVPLIVGLTKDPRQLVQIRRNRLRMLQQDEETDYIDLETVSEEVGDARRLYTKNDWPIIDVSRKSIEETAATILQMYNRITGPVS; translated from the coding sequence ATGAAAATCCTCCATCTGCACCTTATTTCCGATTCCACTGGTGAAACGACGAGTTTAGTCGGTCGGGCCAGCCTGGCTCAGTTCGAAGACATTCGCGCAATCGAACATCTTTGGAATATGGTTCGAAATGAAAAACAGGTTCACGAAGCTCTGGCCGGGATTGCCGCGCATAAGGGGTTCGTCCTTTATACCTTGGTCGATGGTACTTTACGAAAAGTACTCGAAGACGGTTGTCGCAAGTTGAATGTTCCATATGTTCCGGTCATTGATCCTGTCGTCGCCGCCATGGGGGCCCACCTAGGGGAAGAAGTAACGGCGCAAAGTGGCGGCCAGCATGTCATGGATGCGGATTATTTTAACCGCATTGAAGCCATGCAATTTGTTCTCGCCCATGATGATGGCCAGGCGGCCTGGAATTTAAATGAAGCAGACGTCCTGATCCTTGGGGTTTCTAGAACATCGAAAACACCGACCTGTGTTTACTTGGCCAACCGCGGCATAAAGGCTGCAAATATCCCAATTGTTCCAGGCGTTCCCGTGCCCGAAGAACTTTATACCGCCAACGTTCCCTTAATTGTCGGCTTAACCAAAGATCCCCGTCAGCTGGTACAAATCAGGCGCAACCGATTGCGGATGCTGCAACAAGATGAAGAAACCGACTACATCGACTTGGAAACGGTTTCTGAAGAAGTTGGAGATGCGCGCAGGCTTTATACAAAAAATGATTGGCCGATTATCGACGTTTCGCGAAAATCCATCGAGGAAACCGCGGCAACGATTTTGCAAATGTATAACCGGATCACGGGGCCGGTTTCCTGA
- the maf gene encoding septum formation protein Maf, with translation MKNSSKKLILASASTGRSSVLKNAGVEFLQITSGVDEDALKLEAEKENLSPEKIAVRLAGAKARAVSLEKLDAFVIGADQVLQCEGSLFDKPRNAEEALAHLKIFQGTTHQLISSVALVFKGETRWVHTETATMTMRPLSDNTLERYLDACGPEVLESVGVYRLEGIGATLFEKIDGDYFTILGLPLLPLLACLRDEEIISD, from the coding sequence CTGAAAAACAGTTCAAAAAAACTGATTCTTGCGTCGGCCAGTACGGGTCGCTCCAGCGTACTGAAAAATGCTGGTGTTGAATTTTTGCAAATCACATCGGGCGTTGACGAAGATGCCCTAAAGCTGGAGGCCGAGAAAGAAAATCTCTCACCAGAAAAAATCGCCGTACGCTTGGCAGGTGCCAAGGCACGGGCTGTCTCTTTAGAAAAATTGGACGCCTTCGTTATAGGTGCTGATCAAGTGTTGCAGTGTGAAGGCAGCTTGTTCGATAAGCCCCGAAACGCGGAAGAAGCCCTCGCACACCTAAAAATTTTTCAAGGCACGACCCACCAGCTCATCAGCAGCGTTGCATTGGTTTTTAAGGGCGAAACCCGGTGGGTGCATACAGAAACGGCAACGATGACCATGCGACCCTTGAGCGACAACACCCTTGAGCGCTACCTTGACGCCTGCGGGCCGGAGGTGTTGGAATCTGTCGGCGTCTATCGTTTGGAGGGGATCGGTGCCACTTTATTCGAAAAAATCGATGGTGACTATTTCACAATCTTAGGCCTTCCTTTATTGCCATTACTCGCGTGCCTACGAGACGAAGAAATTATATCGG